AaaactaataaatttttaaaaagaacgCAACAACTCTCCAGTGGTTCCTGACCTCAATGCTCAATGTAATGAGTTTGGATTCGGCAGGTGCCCACTATATTATTAACTAAAGAACTGCTTTCAAGTCGGTTTTTAACCTTTTCTGCGGATGCAAATGTTGATCTTGTGCATCCCAGAAGAGTCAATGAAACATTTTGGAACCACGAGAAAGGATCTCTGAGGCAGGCCAGCCATCCATTTTGGTTGGCTCTGTGTCGATGAAGTTAACTTGACGGAGCTATCTGCGTAACTTGCTTCCAGTTCATATGAGTACTTGTTCTGTAAAGAGCTCGGGCCAATACAAATTATATTGGCTACATTTCCAACAGTTTGGACACCATAATTCAGGATGAAAAGCGAGTGGTCATGTTCTTGAAGGAATTTGTACTTCATATTTGCACCTATATGAACAGGAAAAGAAGCATCAAACTTGAAGCGAGTGGCTGAAGCTGAGTGCTTGCCGGCGAAGTGCAGATATATATCCTTGTAGGAACCTTCAAAATTACAGCCAGGATGGGGACAACAACATGGTTCATAGCTGCAAGATCGCTCATGCTCACGTTTCATATTGTAGCTTACTTTTTCTTTACACCCATACTTGCTGTTCAAACAGGTGATTTTTACTGCTTCAAGAACTTTCTCTAAGGCACGGCAGCGATTATAACCGATCGACGAACAGCAAGAAGGGCACTTGTTTCGAAGTTTGCCACA
This genomic window from Daucus carota subsp. sativus chromosome 7, DH1 v3.0, whole genome shotgun sequence contains:
- the LOC108196273 gene encoding E3 ubiquitin-protein ligase SINA-like 7 isoform X2, coding for MPRFTIGENSSSSSDSDDIDLRVPKRRRMPFPSRVLYRHGGSSNPPAAGPSGIRREGATTTTPASNATTAVATVAASASQADSDDSFISSASEGEDEEVEIDELDESEEEEVTPRPAVTPRPLLVNNSSKNLVKAASKDVVPSGSGGRTSGRGPAILADTDVLDCAICFEPFTSPVYQCDNGHTACASCCGKLRNKCPSCCSSIGYNRCRALEKVLEAVKITCLNSKYGCKEKVSYNMKREHERSCSYEPCCCPHPGCNFEGSYKDIYLHFAGKHSASATRFKFDASFPVHIGANMKYKFLQEHDHSLFILNYGVQTVGNVANIICIGPSSLQNKYSYELEASYADSSVKLTSSTQSQPKWMAGLPQRSFLVVPKCFIDSSGMHKINICIRRKG
- the LOC108196273 gene encoding E3 ubiquitin-protein ligase SINA-like 7 isoform X1, translated to MARSLTDENSSSSEDESEYDVDARFPKRRCMPFPSAVLYYRRSNSNPPAIGPSRLRHEGTSSDTPAVATIGTTSAAITGASTSQTESDETPDDTSDDLSTSSASEGEDDQIDDEDDDSEEEEATLSPSPPVTPRPLMMNNPSENLANVVSNDVVPSGSGGRTSEHGPAILTDTDVLDCPICFDAFTSPVYQCDNGHTACASCCGKLRNKCPSCCSSIGYNRCRALEKVLEAVKITCLNSKYGCKEKVSYNMKREHERSCSYEPCCCPHPGCNFEGSYKDIYLHFAGKHSASATRFKFDASFPVHIGANMKYKFLQEHDHSLFILNYGVQTVGNVANIICIGPSSLQNKYSYELEASYADSSVKLTSSTQSQPKWMAGLPQRSFLVVPKCFIDSSGMHKINICIRRKG